In Eleutherodactylus coqui strain aEleCoq1 chromosome 4, aEleCoq1.hap1, whole genome shotgun sequence, the following are encoded in one genomic region:
- the LOC136624403 gene encoding zinc finger protein 300-like: protein MEEWEYLEGHQDLYKDVMMEDHQSPPSPGRTSKRTAAERCPYPSLPQDDQLVNPDEDLIPIDATETHVRGDQPCKEGIPTDDPPDDKTRNSKGHLISTDYKVEDPGIIQDTNEKPAIIPNMPSALHSKNLSSDPSKHVSSSDSLKNVKQNKIYRTDVEQQRAHTGEKPYSCSECGKCFNRKSKLVLHQRIHTGERPYSCSECGKCFNQKSNLVLHQRIHTGEKPYSCSECRKCFNLKSNLVLHQRIHTGERPYSCSECGKCFNRKSSLVLHQRIHTGEKPFSCSECGKGFNRKSNLVLHQRIHTGEKPHSCSECGKCFNQKSSLVSHQIIHTGEKPYSCSECGKCFNLKSNLVLHQRIHTREKPHSCSECGKCFNLKSNLVLHQRNHTVEKPYSCSECGKSFNNKSDLVLHQRIHTGEKPYSCSECGKSFNNKSDLVKHQRIHTGEKPYSCSECGKCFNRKSSLVLHQRIHTG from the exons atggaggagtgggagtatttagaaggacaccaggatctgtacaaggacgtcatgatggaggaccaccagtcccccccatcaccag gtagaaccagtaagagaacagcagcggagagatgtccctaTCCTtctcttccacaggatgatcag ctggtgaatccggatgaagatctgatccctattgatgctacagagacacatgtgaggggggatcagccgtgtaaggaggggattcctacagatgaccccccag ATGACAAAACTAGAAACTCCAAAGGACATCTGATATCAACAGATTATAAAGTGGAAGATCCTGGTATCATACAAGATACAAATGAAAAGCCGGCTATTATCCCAAATatgccctcagcccttcacagcaaaaatcTATCTTCTGATCCTTCTAAACATGTTTCATCTTCTGATTCATTGAAGaatgttaaacaaaataaaatttacAGAACAGATGTTGAACAACAAAgagctcacacaggggagaagccatattcatgttctgagtgtggtaaatgttttaaccgaaaatcaaagcttgtgttacatcagagaattcacacaggggaaaggccatattcatgttctgaatgtgggaaatgttttaaccaaaaatcaaatcttgtgttacatcagagaattcacacaggggagaagccatattcatgttctgaatgtaggaaatgttttaacctaaaatcaaatcttgtgttacatcagagaattcacacaggggaaaggccatattcatgttctgaatgtggaaaatgttttaaccgaaaatcaagtcttgtgttacatcagagaattcacacaggggagaagccattttcatgttctgaatgtgggaaaggttttaaccgaaaatcaaatcttgtgttacatcagagaattcacacaggggagaagccacattcttgttctgaatgtgggaaatgttttaaccaaaaatcaagtcttgtttcacatcagataattcacacaggagagaagccatattcatgttctgaatgtgggaaatgttttaacctaaaatcaaatcttgtgttacatcagagaattcacacgagGGAAAAGCCccattcttgttctgaatgtgggaaatgttttaacctaaaatcaaatcttgtgttacatcagagaaatcacacagtggagaagccatattcatgttctgaatgtgggaaatcttttaacaataaatcagatcttgtgttacatcagagaattcatacaggggagaagccatattcatgttctgaatgtgggaaatcttttaacaataaatcagatcttgttaaacatcagagaattcatacaggggaaaagccatattcttgttctgaatgtgggaaatgttttaaccgaaaatcaagtcttgtgttacatcagagaattcacacagggtag